The segment CCTCCACCGGCAACACGTACCCGCGATTGACGAGCACGGTGGGCCCGCCATCGATCACGAACGGGGTGATGACCTCGTATGCGGGCTGATCACGGATGCTGCGCAGCCGCACCAGGACGTCGGAATCTGCGACATAGGACCCGGGTGCGATGACCCGACGCCACTCGTCCTCGGCCGGAAACCCGTTTGCGGTGAGAACATCGGAGATCGGCACCGGATCCGCGTCGACGGATCGGGTGATCAGATCGTTGCGCTCGGACGTCGAGGTGTTCTTCCCCAGCTGCCACGGAGCGAGCACGCTGAAGCACAGGAACGCAAAGGCCAGCACTACCGCAGCCAGCACCAACCATTTGGGTCGCAGCAAGAACGCTAACTTTCGCACTCCACCACGGTAGCCGGGTCAGCGAGAGAGTCGAGACCGTGCCCAGTCCAGCATGCCGGGAACGGCACTTTCGATCTGCTCGCGCACCTCTGTGAACGCCGAATCGGACGAGTAGTACGGATCGGCCACCGACGAGTCGTCGGCATCGGGATCGAACGACCGCAGCAGTGCGACACGATCTGCCGGAGCGCCGAGCTGCAGTAGGGCGCGCGCATGGCCGGTATCGAGCGCGACGATCAGATCTGCTGCCAGATGATCCGGTCCGACCTGCGCTGCCGCGTGCTCGCTGTCGTATCCGTTGGCATCGAGCTCGGCGACGGTTCGTGGATCTGCGCCGTCGCCCACGTGCCAACCGCCGGTCCCGGCGCTCGAGACACACACCGCGTCGTCCAGACCGGCGTCGCGCAGATGCCCCGCGAAGACCTTCTCGGCCATCGGCGATCGGCAGATGTTGCCGGTGCACACGAACGTCACATGCAGTGGCTCGTTCACAGCACGGCCGCCGTGTTCTGCTCGAGCACGGTGGCCAGTTCGTCCATGCTCGACGCGGTGAACGCGGCGTCGTCGCTCTCGCCGTCGACGCCGTAGCCCCACTCCACGTACACCGTGGGAATGCCGAATCGAGCGGCACCGTGCACGTCGTGGTCACGATCACCGATCATGATTACCCCGGCCGTGCCGCCGTCCACGGACTCCACCGGGTCGATGCCGAGGTTGGTCAGCGAATGCGCGATCACATCGGACTTCGCGCGCCGGGCACCGTCGTTGCTGGCACCGCCGATGAACTCGAAGTACCGCGAGAGGCCGAAGTGGTCCAGAATCCGAACGGCGAATCGCTCCGATTTGGACGTCGCCACACCGAGGCGGACGCCGCGATCCTGCAATCGCGTCAACACCGACTCGATACCGTCGAACGCGGTGTTCTCGGCCCAGCCCCGCTCGTCGTAGCGCTCGAAGTACGCCGCCAGCGCACGTTGCGCCGCATCCTCGTCCAGGCCGAGGCCGCGCAACGTGTCGATCAGGGGTGGTCCGACGACCATCGAGAGCTGTTCCTCGGTCGGCTCGGGGGCGTCCACCGACGCCAATGCATGACGAAAACCAGCGTGAATTCCCGGTGCGGAATCGGTCAACGTCCCATCGAGATCGAACAGGACAACGGACGCGGGAGCATCGACAGACATGGTCGAAGCGTATCGGTGCGGGCTGTTCGACGACGGCGCGGCTACGCTCGTCGCGATGTCCGACACAGCTGCCGATCCCGATGCGCTACTCCGTCACCACGGGGACGTCGAGGTCGATTCCGGATTCGTCGACTTCGCAGTCAACGTGCGCGGTGACGGACCGCCGGCATGGCTTCGCGATCGGCTGGCCGCGGCACTGAGTTCGTTGGGTTCGTATCCTTCTCTGGCTGCGGAGAAGGCCGCGCGCGAGCAGGTTGCCGCACACCACGGCCGTTCACCGGACGAGGTGTTGCTGCTCAGCGGCGGGGCCGAGGGTTTCGCGATGCTGCCCCGGCTGGGGCCCCAGCTCGTTGCGACGATCCACCCGTCGTTCACCGAGCCCGACTGGGTGCTGGAGCAGGCGGGCATCCCGGTGCACCGAGTGATCCTGCCGCCGCCCTTCGAACTCGATCCGACGCTCGTGCCCGATGCCGCCGACATGGTGATCCTCGGCAACCCGACCAACCCCACATCGGTTCTGCACCCACGCGAGACGGTCCTGAGACTTCGTCGACCCGGCCGCACACTGGTGATCGACGAGGCCTTCGCCGACGCCGTGCTCGGGGCGGGGGAATCCGTCGCGTCACAGAGCCTGGACGACGTTCTGGTTCTGCGGAGCCTGACGAAGACGTGGGCGCTGGCGGGGTTGCGATGCGGATACGCATTGGGGCACCCCGACTTCCTCGCGAGGCTGCAGTACGGCCGCGCGCACTGGCCCCTGGGGAGTCTGCAACTCGAAGCGATCCGCGCCTGCACCGAACCGTTCGCCGTCGATCAGGCACGCGCCGAGTCCGAGCGCATCCACTGTGAACGCATCGCGATGATCCCGCGACTCGAGGCTCTTGGCCTCTTTGTCGCAGGCCCGGCCCGGGGGCCGTTTCTGTTGGTGCGCGTCCAGGATGCCGATTTGGTTCGAGAACGCCTGCGCACCATGGGTATCGCGGTGCGGCGCGCAGACACGTTTCCGGGACTCGACCGTCACTACCTGCGCGTCGCAGTACGGGACTCGCAGCAGGTCGACATACTGGTGGACGCGTTGAACACCGTTCTGTGAGGAGAGCAGCGAACATGGCAGTGACACTGGCAGACGTCATCGAGGTACTCGACGACGCGTACCCACCCCGTCTGGCGGAGAGCTGGGACTCGGTGGGCCTGGTGTGCGGAGATCCCGAAGCTGTTGTGCAGCAGGTCGTGTACACCGTCGACGTCACCGATGCAGTGGTCGACGACGCCATCGCCTGGGGTGCCGATCTCATCGTCGCCCACCATCCCTTGCTGCTCAAAGGCGTGGACACCGTCGCGGCCGACACCGCGAAGGGATCGGTGATCCACCGCATGATCAAGGCCGACTGCGCGCTGTTCACCGCCCACACCAACGCCGACTCCGCAGATCCCGGGGTCTCCGACGCACTTGCGTTCGCGCTCGGGGTGATCGACACCCGGCCACTCGATCCCATTCCTGCTCCCGCACATGACAAGTGGGTGGTCTTCGTGCCGACCTCCGACTCGGCCGCGGTGCGGCGGGCCCTGTTCGACGCCGGAGCCGGACAGATCGGTGACTACAGCGAAGCGAGCTGGCAGAGTGCGGGTCTCGGCCAATTCCGTCCGGGCCCGAACGCGAACCCGACGCTCGGTGTTCTGGGCGAGGTACACACCGAGGCGGAGGATCGCATCGAAGTCGTTGCCCCCAAAGGGCAACGTGCAGAAATGCTTTCGGCGATGCGTCGGGCACACCCCTACGAGGAGCCCGCGTTCGACGTCTTCGAATCCGCGGCCCTACCGTCGTGCACCGGCCTGGGCCGCATCGGAATGCTGCCGAATCCGATGACGTTGGCCGAATTCACCGAGGTCGTCCGCGAGGCGTTGCCCACTACTACGTGGGGAGTGCGCGCTGCAGGAAACCCCGAGGCCACGGTCTCGGTGGTTGCGATGTGTGGGGGAGCGGGTGACTCGTTTCTTTCCACGGTGGCGCGCACCGACGCCGATGTGTACGTCACTTC is part of the Rhodococcus sp. SBT000017 genome and harbors:
- a CDS encoding HAD-IA family hydrolase, which codes for MSVDAPASVVLFDLDGTLTDSAPGIHAGFRHALASVDAPEPTEEQLSMVVGPPLIDTLRGLGLDEDAAQRALAAYFERYDERGWAENTAFDGIESVLTRLQDRGVRLGVATSKSERFAVRILDHFGLSRYFEFIGGASNDGARRAKSDVIAHSLTNLGIDPVESVDGGTAGVIMIGDRDHDVHGAARFGIPTVYVEWGYGVDGESDDAAFTASSMDELATVLEQNTAAVL
- a CDS encoding Nif3-like dinuclear metal center hexameric protein is translated as MAVTLADVIEVLDDAYPPRLAESWDSVGLVCGDPEAVVQQVVYTVDVTDAVVDDAIAWGADLIVAHHPLLLKGVDTVAADTAKGSVIHRMIKADCALFTAHTNADSADPGVSDALAFALGVIDTRPLDPIPAPAHDKWVVFVPTSDSAAVRRALFDAGAGQIGDYSEASWQSAGLGQFRPGPNANPTLGVLGEVHTEAEDRIEVVAPKGQRAEMLSAMRRAHPYEEPAFDVFESAALPSCTGLGRIGMLPNPMTLAEFTEVVREALPTTTWGVRAAGNPEATVSVVAMCGGAGDSFLSTVARTDADVYVTSDLRHHPVDEHLRAGGPAVIDTAHWASEFPWCEQARGIVDAAFGDTDGWSSRVTEVRTDPWTL
- the cobC gene encoding Rv2231c family pyridoxal phosphate-dependent protein CobC → MSDTAADPDALLRHHGDVEVDSGFVDFAVNVRGDGPPAWLRDRLAAALSSLGSYPSLAAEKAAREQVAAHHGRSPDEVLLLSGGAEGFAMLPRLGPQLVATIHPSFTEPDWVLEQAGIPVHRVILPPPFELDPTLVPDAADMVILGNPTNPTSVLHPRETVLRLRRPGRTLVIDEAFADAVLGAGESVASQSLDDVLVLRSLTKTWALAGLRCGYALGHPDFLARLQYGRAHWPLGSLQLEAIRACTEPFAVDQARAESERIHCERIAMIPRLEALGLFVAGPARGPFLLVRVQDADLVRERLRTMGIAVRRADTFPGLDRHYLRVAVRDSQQVDILVDALNTVL
- a CDS encoding low molecular weight protein-tyrosine-phosphatase, coding for MNEPLHVTFVCTGNICRSPMAEKVFAGHLRDAGLDDAVCVSSAGTGGWHVGDGADPRTVAELDANGYDSEHAAAQVGPDHLAADLIVALDTGHARALLQLGAPADRVALLRSFDPDADDSSVADPYYSSDSAFTEVREQIESAVPGMLDWARSRLSR